DNA from Solanum stenotomum isolate F172 chromosome 3, ASM1918654v1, whole genome shotgun sequence:
NNNNNNNNNNNNNNNNNNNNNNNNNNNNNNNNNNNNNNNNNNNNNNNNNNNNNNNNNNNNNNNNNNNNNNNNNNNNNNNNNNNNNNNNNNNNNNNNNNNNNNNNNNNNNNNNNNNNNNNNNNNNNNNNNNNNNNNNNNNNNNNNNNNNNNNNNNNNNNNNNNNNNNNNNNNNNNNNNNNNNNNNNNNNNNNNNNNNNNNNNNNNNNNNNNNNNNTTCTTCAATACATTTCTTCTACTATCTACAATGAAAATCGGAGACATTCGAATAAGGAGAAGAAACACAAAAAGGCAGTGATTTATTAAGAAGGAGAAGGAAAAGTTTAATTAGAAGATGAAAAAACAGAGTAgtattaaatttgtataaatcacAAAGTTATTTGAGGGTATAGGTATCGGATGTCTTCAACTCTTCTTAGAAGGTGTCTTGGAAGTGGGACACATGCACACATAACATCTGTCAGTTATTAACATTTTTTCCCATTGACGTAATCAGTAGATCTATCTCCTTtacatttgtttattatttggGAATTTCCGTCTGCCAGTTGAAGATATACAAGCAAAACGCACCTACTAATATTTTTCCAATTTACTACTCAATAGTAATGGCTACATTATCAATTTAATGACTTTCTTAACTGTTCACTTGGATCATTTGTGAAGAGTGATGGAATCACCGTCGCTGGAATATGACTCTTGCAGCGATCTTGATGAGCTGGAATATGACTTGTCCAGCTACCATCTTATCGCCTCCAATGGTGACTACCGGCATATTTCTGGCAtgaatttgaatgaattgtgggGTGTATTCTGGATTGAGACAGTAAAGCTATGGGAGATTGGAGGCCCAATTGCTTTCAATATCATGTGTCAATATGGACTTTATGCTATCACTGTTGTTTTCTGCGGTCATCTTGGACCAACACAACTCGCTGCTGTTACCCTTGCTCAAACTGTCATTGCTACTTTCTGTTACGGCTTCATGGTGAGTCCCCCTCTTTCCTTTTACGAGTGTTTCCCACTATTACAGTAATAATAGTTACATCAGATCAATTTGTAGATCGGCATGGGTAGTGCTTTGGAGACGCTCTGTGGGCAGGCATTTGGAGCTGGGAAAGTCCACATGCTTGGAGTTTACACACAACGCTCAATCATAATTCTATTGCTCAGTACCTTCCTTCTCTTACCAATCTATGTTTTCGCAACTCCTATACTTAAGTTCCTTGGCCAAGATCATGATATTGCTGTTGTTGCTGGAAAGTTCACCATGTTAATCATACCTGAATTATATTCCCTGTCTATCAATATTCCCACTTCAAAATTTCTTCAAGCTCAGAGTAAAGTTGGTGTGCTGGCCTGGATTGGTTTTGTGGCTCTCCTACTCCATGCTCTTCTCCTTTGGCTCTTTATTTATGTATTCAATTGGGGTTTAACCGGGGCAGCTATGTCCCTTAATCTTGTATGCTGGATCAACGCCCTAGCTCAATTTGCTTACGTTGTTTTTCGGTGCAAGGACGGGTGGAAGGGATGGTCTTGGTCTGCATTCAATGACATGTGGCCCTTTGTTAAGCTGTCAATTCAGTCGGCTCTTATGCTATCCCTAGAAATTTGGTTTCCAATGAGTATTGTTCTCATTGCCGGATATCTCAAAGATCCTGTTACTGCTGTTGGATCCCTCTCTATTTGGTGAAGTCTTGTGTCTAATTTTTTTCcccatttaattatttttattctgcAATGCTTATAATGCAACCGAACATATATTCAATCACGATAGGCAAATTTAGCTTAAAATTTGTATTTGCTTGACTTGAACAACTGATCAAACATATCAATTTTTGTCATCTTTCAGTTCAACTCTTAGTGAATGGCAAGAAATGTTTTTTGTCGGAATCAACGCTGCCATAAGGTAATGAGATCCTTACGTTGTCATTTGGTTGAATTTGTGTTAATGTATTGTTGTTTGCCCAGTGTTCGGGTCTCAAATGAACTTGGGCTAGGACATGCCAGGGCGACCAAATATAGTGTCTATGTCACACTATTTCAGTCAGTTTTCATTGGGATTCTCTGCATGATTGTAATATTGGCAGTAAGAAATCATCTTGCCATTCTTTTCACCGACAACGAGGTTTTGATCAAATCTGTTTCTGAGCTTGCTCAGTTTCTTGGAGTAGCAATGCTACTCAGCAGTGTTCATCCTGTGATATCAGGTGGTGTTCTTTAATTACATTGTTCTGTTCCTATAGTTAAGACCTCCATAGTCTCACAATGATCTTTTTGGGTTGCAGGTGTTGCTATTGGATGTGGGTTGCAAGGTCTAGTGGCTTTTATCAATTTGGGTTCTTTCTACGCTTTTGCTATTCCTCTCGGATATGTTCTTGGTTATGTGGCTAACTTAGGAGTCATGGTAATTAAACTCTCAAAGTTAATTACACATCTTAACTTTAAATCTCTGTTTGCTTTTGTTGGTTCCTTCTTCGATCTGTTGTTGAAAACTACTACTTGTGATGAATactataatttgttttaatagtATCTATTTTATGTTGCAGGGACTATGGGGAGGAATGATAGCTGGACTTGCTTTGCAAACACTGCTACTCTCGTTTGTACTCTATAGAATTGATTGGAATAAAGAGGTACTTCAACTAATGGTTATCGCGTATTTCTTATCCACTGAACTCCATAACAAATCTTGTTTGACATTTTGGGTCAAAATCATCTCTGTTGACAGCAAGTACTAGtctcttttttttgaaatttttactGAATGAAGTAAGAACGCTTAGCATTTAGTATAAATGAGTGTTCTGTAGTAATAAGAAAATGGAAATGCAGGTTGAGCAGACAATGAAACGGATGCGAATATGGGGAGATCAAGACTTAGAAACGGAGAGAATTAAACTCTAATTGGTTATAGAACTACGATCTATGCATAGCACAACGTAACTTGACTTAACTATGAAGTCATCAATCCACAATTTTGTTACTTCTATGTCAAATGTATTGGTACAGTTGAACATTATTAAAGGACGATTGATTACATGTGACATCTCCCTTTTCTTCAAATACTAGATGGTGGCTACCGGTGCATCCATAGCCCAATACGCCCAATATTtccctatttgtatatttttttacgTAAAATTGTTAAACTATTAATACACACATACATTATTAGAAGTATTGTCTAAGTGAAACATCTTGTTTGGACTGTTGGTATACACACATTGATGATTGCTGCGTGTGGCCGGAAGCTATTTATATATGCAAAATAGAACCGCAGCCGGCTACAATGTCATTGACAATCATTTGGTTCTTCAAAGTTATTGTCATGTATGATCCCGTGCTTGACATAATATCCATCTACTATATCGTTGATCGTCATATCACTATTCACAAGTACCGTTGTAGTCGTGTGACATTGTGCTTGACAAAAACATGTAGGGACATTAATGATGTTTGCTTGTCAATTAAATGATGGACGTAGAGAGTGCAGTAGTAGTAGCAATAGAGTTGAATTTAAGGCATCAGACGTGGCGCAtagtttcttgattttctttaatCGAGATGTTAAAAAAGACAACGCAATGAGGCAAAAAGAAAGCAGTTTGAGGGCTTCTTTGCTTCAAAATCCTCTTGATTTTTCCCATAGTTTGTTATACTGTAAGGAAAAAGGTGAAAAACAGAGGAAGAGGCTGAAGCCCAGATATCATAAATGTGAAGAAGGCAACACAAAATCAGTTTTATTCCATTGTTTTATACGGTCAATATCTTTAGGGATGACAATAGTGTGGAACGGTTAAAGGTCATACGGGGTGGGGCAGGGCAGGTTGAGGGCTATGTGGGGGCAGGGAGGGGTGGGGTGGGCTGAactactttttcattttctcactATAACAAGAGAAAAAAGTACTTTACCGTTATTATTCAAAATGAAGTACTAAAGTGACAATTGTATATTTGTATTCGAAGATGCTATAATGAAGATTCTGCAggttaattttcaaaaaaataaatcaaatcattttatttgatttgggaTCGAAAACATGACCCGTTATTCATAGTTTAGGATATCCTCTTAGATTTTATGaaagttctttaaaaaaaaaatcgaaattACATCAGAACTTGTAAATCTAATTAGTAAGACTAAACTTGAATTAAagtttatttaaaatttcatcGATGCAGCAACTAGAACACAAAtaataaaactcattagcataattagATActgaaattgatttatttagaaaaaatatttattgcaaAGTAGTactacaattttaaaaagttattttgttcCTAAACTGTAAATGTACCCAATAACTAGCCAACACGTTATATGCAGACTGCGGTGCAGGGTGGAACGGGTCTATGCggatcaaaaattttaaaaacttatatgtgGGGTGGGGCGGGGTAAAGTATTTGCGGGTTTACGCAGGTTTACCTCGCAATCACCTTACACTGCCTCATTTGCCAtctctaaatattttttatccaGTATGCTTGATCTTTGTTgagataaaatatatgtatatgtattctCCGTCTCAAATTAATTATCAAGTTTCATTTTATAagagttaatttaattaatttttaagctaaattatATTAGTCCAACTTAATATTAGTCaagaattaattgaattatgcCAAAAGTACTACTCCATAAAGTAGAACCTTTTTCATAtcatcaaaaattaaaaattataatttcgaATGTAGATAAGAGAGTTTATGTCAACCAgaaaaattcaaacataaaaagaaagGAGAAGCTAAATCGTCTGTTGATGTCAAATTTAATTATCGTAATTGATACCAAATCTATTactttaacataaaaaaaaagctttACTTTCTCCTTTGacataatatttttcctttgttcactatttttttttcgcGGATAAACAAGAAGCAatgtaacgacatgttcccgTCGCTATAGAAATGCCAACGGGGGAAATTTGaggccggaaaactttttcgtagtatttggatttttccaacctagtccagatttggacgaaatcggagtctttgaggtatagggaaatctggtaacaatcggatgattcatttatgattttgattgcattagtagttagataactcgttaaggaatttgtacgactttacggaattgaattggGGCGAGTAtaactcccgaaatcgatcttagcgtgaagggtattttctgagtgttgtgggttagaggtgtgttgtgaaatggggattttggaattctttaaatagctcactggttcgtGCAAGCCGCCTTGGCAGGGGTTTTGGCAGCTCTAGCAGGGCTGCTACATCGGGATGAGGGCCATTGTGGCAGGTTCGACGCTACTTAAGGTCGTTAATTGTAATGACctggaaaaatcatttttgataattttgaatagtcatgttactatagttaattaatttgcgAGTGATTTGTTTATTGTTAAAAATAATGTGCCAAGcctgaaatattaaaataggttAGTAGgaaattattattgttaataCATAGttaatttagaaaaagaaagaaaaataggaggaGCAGAAAACTAACCTGCGTGCGGCGTGAACACGGATCAACAGATGGCAAACTGCTTCACGTAAGGAAAATTCAACTGATGCTTTCAAATTTTGCCTGCATTAATTGCTTTGCTATCCTTTCATTAATTGTTGcaccaatatatataaatatataataatattatatatctatTTGGTTATATATAGAACGATAATTAGTGGTTGCCATTTTGTCTCTTAaaatctaaacaacaaatatatttaCGAGTTGTAAATTTTGATAATTCTAGAATAAGTTGTGATTGGGTACTGATTAATAATTATGGTATAATGTTTGGAATACGGATGACTGGTGGTTTCGATAAGCGACTTAAGCTATGGGTTCGTCACTAATTTTAGGGTTCTTTCAACTCATAAATCAAGTTTTAATAGTATTGGTATTTGATTATAGATTTGAGTAATGTTTTTGGGTCTAGATTAGACCTATaataatatgagtgttgttagttttgaaagcttattgtgattatttatttgaatagattgtatttATTTGGAAGTCCATCGAAAGAGAAAGGCTCAAGTCACGGAGTGAGTGTTcgactatttgaggcaagtggatttctaaaccattgttaagtgtatggaatttgTGTGTTTCCTTGTAATATAtgtttgggggtaatgagacttggtgatgggttgacttgtccacgttgattaattctaatgatgaataAGGGGTAATAAAaagcaatgtgattaattgtttgtgatgtgttgagaatggtttgaaaggtttgttgaatcattgttgatgttgtatcatgattgtgttgttgtgaattgtgcaatgttatgaaaatggtcatctcctcattatttgtgtgaacatgtcatttgcattgttctgagacatggttgtgacaagtgttatgtgaattgagaaagaataagaaattaaagatgatgtACTATTTcaagggacgtatcgcgcgtcacaatggatactatatttcgagggacgtgtcgcgcgccacgatggatactatattgcgagggacgtatcgcgtgccgcgatggttactattatcgagggtcgaatcgcgcgccgcgatggatgtataaacagatatgtcccccatgggtccccgCTAAGAGAtagcgggtgtgtatcactaggtcagacatgcataactatacttgacattgcattccaTTGCATTacacatatttatcattagtgaacttgatattgtgttttgttgatcttgtgagtgcctttctatggaacttTGACTggtgaatattgagcttgttatTAAGGCTATGTAATTGTttgagtgttgttgttgagttgtgtgctatgtgaattatgaactgttaggttgggctggttttaagCAGGTTGTAGTCGTGGAGatgtaattgatgaatattgagtttgttgttgagaatatgtgattgttagaatattgttgttgagatatgtgctatgtgaattgtgaattgtgaattgtgaactgttaggttgggctgattttatgaaggttgtagttgtggaggtttggTTGGGGTGTAaagagtacccgtattctatcctcttagcttgtgtttagaggtttacttgctgagtaccgcgtggtttggtactcaccccttgctactacatttttttgtaggttactagcccggACCTTTGTAatatattctcttcttttccgagGCATCTtagagatttgtgaggtagctgtTTGTCAACTCAGCAGACCTTCTTACTCACGTTTATGATCTTATTCTACtttagaaacaatgtcatatgagacttgtttttttcttttgattcaattgtaatactttagagacttgtacacgtgacaaccagattttgggggtatttttgagtttattataaaaatttctgcattttattgtaatggttgagttttaggatgacttgtcttggtgggttaagacaaatgtcatcacgtccatttttgggtcttgacattaataaacccctaaacgtccttattatgcacttttcgacatttagagctaaggaacgaacccaatgcaactcctactcgtttttcaccattcctGAGACTAAAAGTAAGTTTTTCacccccaaatccatttttcgatccgtagaacgtaataggatgggtgaatattgatggggggaggttttgttatagattctatggtagAAACAACCCTAATTGGGATAATTGGGAGCATggatttgatctagggttcatagaattgttagtaattcgggtaattagtgattgtttattgattcccatattatattgattgtttgtagaccaagaataAGCGGAatgaatctggaaagggaagtgtaacatccgacaatgtgaaataattgaagaggcttagaattggaaatcttcatttttggaaagaattttaaagatctGGAAAATCGAccaagtatgggaaaaagtaagtttttggccaactttgaacagccaTAACTCTTagctcaagatgatttaggtgtagttccaaTTATTAttgcgaagcttgtggaatgatctttccaacgccgctgagtttgctcgattctgagttcgtatgagtgaattatgccctttggaagttaggcagttggcagggaagtgaagtccgtccgaaaattttaagggtattttggtcttttccctaatcatttctttgggttatattgaggtgttagactgatttttggatcatttttgtcccattttaaagagtgatagtaagagtgagagttagggcttgGGAGATAAGAGcgaaaaaagaggagaaagggaagatcaagcaaggagatcatcgtggatttcgtcaggggtgatccctatcaaggtatgtgagttcatagtgttgggtgaTTCTTCCCCCACAGGCCAAACTCATTTTAAAttccgagaaaagattggttgtgttgttgaagttttgtggttgttcttgttgaagtttgtggttgtgttgttgaagtttcttgttggtttggtgtatgtttccggtggtgtttttgagttgaatctattgtatattgagggttttaatgattctaagtgatttggggaagaaaccatttaATTTTAGGCGAAATAGGATGAGAAAACGAGAAAATAAACTTGTTGAAATTTCTGGGTTGGGGGCCTGGCGCGAtgcgcctgcca
Protein-coding regions in this window:
- the LOC125860996 gene encoding protein DETOXIFICATION 35-like isoform X4, which encodes MESPSLEYDSCSDLDELEYDLSSYHLIASNGDYRHISGMNLNELWGVFWIETVKLWEIGGPIAFNIMCQYGLYAITVVFCGHLGPTQLAAVTLAQTVIATFCYGFMIGMGSALETLCGQAFGAGKVHMLGVYTQRSIIILLLSTFLLLPIYVFATPILKFLGQDHDIAVVAGKFTMLIIPELYSLSINIPTSKFLQAQSKVGVLAWIGFVALLLHALLLWLFIYVFNWGLTGAAMSLNLVCWINALAQFAYVVFRCKDGWKGWSWSAFNDMWPFVKLSIQSALMLSLEIWFPMSIVLIAGYLKDPVTAVGSLSICSTLSEWQEMFFVGINAAISVRVSNELGLGHARATKYSVYVTLFQSVFIGILCMIVILAVRNHLAILFTDNEVLIKSVSELAQFLGVAMLLSSVHPVISGVAIGCGLQGLVAFINLGSFYAFAIPLGYVLGYVANLGVMGLWGGMIAGLALQTLLLSFVLYRIDWNKEVEQTTERMRIWGDQDSEMEKIKL
- the LOC125860996 gene encoding protein DETOXIFICATION 35-like isoform X3, whose translation is MESPSLEYDSCSDLDELEYDLSSYHLIASNGDYRHISGMNLNELWGVFWIETVKLWEIGGPIAFNIMCQYGLYAITVVFCGHLGPTQLAAVTLAQTVIATFCYGFMIGMGSALETLCGQAFGAGKVHMLGVYTQRSIIILLLSTFLLLPIYVFATPILKFLGQDHDIAVVAGKFTMLIIPELYSLSINIPTSKFLQAQSKVGVLAWIGFVALLLHALLLWLFIYVFNWGLTGAAMSLNLVCWINALAQFAYVVFRCKDGWKGWSWSAFNDMWPFVKLSIQSALMLSLEIWFPMSIVLIAGYLKDPVTAVGSLSICSTLSEWQEMFFVGINAAISVRVSNELGLGHARATKYSVYVTLFQSVFIGILCMIVILAVRNHLAILFTDNEVLIKSVSELAQFLGVAMLLSSVHPVISGVAIGCGLQGLVAFINLGSFYAFAIPLGYVLGYVANLGVMGLWGGMIAGLALQTLLLSFVLYRIDWNKEVEQTTERMRIWGDQDSEMEKIKL
- the LOC125860996 gene encoding protein DETOXIFICATION 35-like isoform X2, producing the protein MESPSLEYDSCSDLDELEYDLSSYHLIASNGDYRHISGMNLNELWGVFWIETVKLWEIGGPIAFNIMCQYGLYAITVVFCGHLGPTQLAAVTLAQTVIATFCYGFMIGMGSALETLCGQAFGAGKVHMLGVYTQRSIIILLLSTFLLLPIYVFATPILKFLGQDHDIAVVAGKFTMLIIPELYSLSINIPTSKFLQAQSKVGVLAWIGFVALLLHALLLWLFIYVFNWGLTGAAMSLNLVCWINALAQFAYVVFRCKDGWKGWSWSAFNDMWPFVKLSIQSALMLSLEIWFPMSIVLIAGYLKDPVTAVGSLSICSTLSEWQEMFFVGINAAISVRVSNELGLGHARATKYSVYVTLFQSVFIGILCMIVILAVRNHLAILFTDNEVLIKSVSELAQFLGVAMLLSSVHPVISGVAIGCGLQGLVAFINLGSFYAFAIPLGYVLGYVANLGVMGLWGGMIAGLALQTLLLSFVLYRIDWNKEVEQTMKRMRIWGDQDLETERIKL